One Ostrea edulis chromosome 2, xbOstEdul1.1, whole genome shotgun sequence genomic region harbors:
- the LOC125681328 gene encoding nucleoside diphosphate kinase B-like, with amino-acid sequence MVATLLAIFSSFSSEMATNNERSFIMVKPDGVQRGLVGEIMKRFEQRGYKLVACKQMQASKQHLEKHYADLSSKGFFAGLVTYMASGPVVAMVWEGKDVVKTGRKMLGATNPLDSNPGTIRGDYCIDVGRNICHGSDSVESAKREIDLWFKPEEVMDYSACSGPWIYE; translated from the exons ATGGTCGCGACCTTGCTTGCTATCTTCTCTTCCTTTTCATCAGAGATGGCTACCAACAACGAACGTTCATTTATTATGGTTAAGCCCGACGGAGTCCAACGAGGACTCGTCGGTGAAATCATGAAGAGGTTTGAACAAAGAGGCTATAAACTCGTTGCCTGTAAACAAATGCAG GCTTCAAAGCAGCATTTAGAGAAGCACTACGCAGAtctttcaagcaaaggattctttgCTGGTTTGGTCACCTACATGGCCAGTGGACCTGTTGTTGCCATG GTCTGGGAAGGAAAGGATGTGGTAAAGACTGGCAGGAAAATGCTGGGAGCCACAAACCCTCTGGATTCCAACCCAGGAACCATCAGGGGAGACTACTGTATTGATGTTGGCAG GAATATATGCCATGGCAGCGATTCTGTGGAGAGTGCCAAGCGGGAAATAGATCTGTGGTTTAAACCTGAGGAGGTTATGGACTACTCTGCCTGTTCCGGTCCCTGGATATATGAGTGA
- the LOC125667269 gene encoding PI-PLC X domain-containing protein 2-like translates to MCGEMSSEDSYKNWMGDLRPELTRIPLCSLAIPGSHDSGAYWLDRGGGIAEDEPSVVRTLATRCCCGISIVYRWSLTQHLSVKGQLEHGVRYLDLRLCGRPGSPDVYVTHGLYGHRLKDILVEVSEFLEENPKEFLILDFNHFYNMTSVDHREVLILIISAFREKILGGDSPNLAGKMTLEEIWKTPARMIVFYGHPSRNEFSFFWSREYIQSPWANTDNSSALVNFHERNYNQNARRGAGEFYVWQGVLTPSAKTIITNICSSVESKLVPRANPAFLGWLKNKVPSHVGINICCVDFVEKYNFVPNVLSLNKHIQV, encoded by the exons ATGTGTGGTGAAATGTCATCTGAAGACTCGTATAAAAATTGGATGGGTGATTTACGACCAGAATTGACGCGCATACCACTTTGCTCTCTTGCAATACCAG GGTCCCACGACTCGGGTGCATACTGGTTAGACCGAGGTGGTGGAATTGCTGAGGACGAGCCCTCGGTGGTCCGGACTCTCGCCACCCGCTGTTGCTGTGGTATCTCCATTGTCTACCGGTGGTCTCTAACGCAACACCTATCGGTGAAAGGTCAACTGGAACACGGAGTTCGCTACCTGGATTTACGTTTGTGTGGACGCCCGGGAAGTCCTGATGTATACGTCACCCATGGCCTCTACGGTCACAGACTTAAAGACATTCTCGTGGAAGTCTCAGAATTTCTAGAAGAAAACCCGAAAGAGTTTCTTATTCTGGACtttaatcatttttacaatatgACTTCCGTTGACCATAGAGAGGTTTTGATCCTTATTATCTCAGCATTTCGCGAGAAGATTCTAGGTGGGGATTCTCCAAACTTAGCTGGGAAGATGACGTTGGAAGAAATCTGGAAAACtccagcgaggatgatagtgtTTTATGGTCATCCATCCAGGAATGAATTCTCTTTCTTTTGGTCTCGGGAATACATCCAGTCTCCATGGGCAAATACAGACAATTCGTCAGCTCTTGTGAATTTTCACGAACGTAATTACAACCAGAACGCACGGCGAGGAGCCGGCGAATTTTACGTGTGGCAGGGTGTGTTGACGCCATCAGCTAAAACTATCATAACAAACATTTGCTCCTCCGTAGAAAGCAAACTTGTCCCTAGAGCAAACCCTGCGTTCTTGGGTTGGTTGAAAAACAAAGTTCCAAGTCATGTGGGCATTAATATTTGCTGTGTGGATTTCGTGGAAAAGTATAATTTTGTTCCCAATGTTCTTTCATTAAACAAGCACatacaagtttaa